The following proteins are co-located in the Frigidibacter mobilis genome:
- the rpmA gene encoding 50S ribosomal protein L27: MAHKKAGGSSRNGRDSAGRRLGMKLFGGQAAIPGMIIARQRGTTWWPGEGVGMGRDHTLFAVVEGRVSFKKGLKGRTFISVLPVAEAAE; this comes from the coding sequence ATGGCACACAAGAAAGCAGGCGGCTCTTCGCGCAACGGCCGCGATTCCGCAGGTCGTCGCCTCGGCATGAAACTGTTCGGCGGCCAGGCTGCGATTCCCGGCATGATCATCGCCCGTCAGCGCGGCACCACCTGGTGGCCGGGCGAGGGCGTGGGCATGGGCCGCGACCACACGCTGTTCGCCGTGGTCGAAGGCCGCGTGTCGTTCAAGAAGGGCCTCAAGGGCCGTACCTTCATCTCGGTTCTCCCGGTTGCGGAGGCGGCCGAGTAA
- the proB gene encoding glutamate 5-kinase — MATLTQAAARPTLDSARRIVVKIGSALLVDRASGLRTAWLQGLAQDVAMLRARGTDVILVSSGSIALGRRVLDLPFAALPLEQSQAAAAVGQIRLARAYEEVLAPHGVMTAQVLVTLEDTEDRRRYLNSRATLQTLLGFGVVPIVNENDTVATDEIRFGDNDRLAAQIAVTVGADQLVLLSDVDGFYSANPQQDPTATRFEVIEHITPEIEAMAGEPISGLSKGGMKTKLMAARTAVQGGCAMAIMEGSVPRPLSALAAGANCTWFLPEGDPQAARKRWIAAMKPRGEVRVDAGAVAALAQGKSLLPAGVVAVSGSFGRGEPVAVLAPDGAVLAKGLIRYTAAEARAIAGHRSGEIEALLGYPGRAALIHRDDMVL; from the coding sequence TTGGCAACCCTGACGCAGGCTGCGGCGCGGCCCACCCTCGACAGCGCGCGGCGCATCGTCGTCAAGATCGGCTCGGCGCTGCTGGTGGACCGGGCCTCGGGGCTCAGGACCGCATGGCTGCAGGGTCTCGCGCAGGACGTGGCGATGCTGCGCGCCCGCGGCACCGATGTGATCCTTGTCTCCTCGGGCTCCATCGCGCTTGGGCGCCGGGTGCTGGACCTGCCCTTTGCCGCCCTGCCGCTGGAGCAGAGCCAGGCCGCCGCCGCCGTCGGCCAGATCCGCCTTGCCCGCGCCTATGAAGAGGTGCTGGCCCCGCACGGGGTGATGACCGCGCAGGTGCTGGTCACGCTGGAAGATACCGAGGATCGCCGCCGCTATCTCAATTCCCGCGCTACCTTGCAGACGCTTCTGGGCTTTGGCGTCGTGCCTATTGTCAACGAAAACGATACAGTCGCCACCGATGAGATCCGTTTTGGCGACAATGACCGGCTGGCGGCGCAGATCGCGGTGACGGTTGGCGCCGACCAGCTGGTGCTGCTGTCGGATGTGGACGGCTTCTACTCCGCCAATCCGCAGCAAGACCCCACCGCCACCCGCTTCGAGGTGATCGAGCATATCACCCCCGAGATCGAGGCGATGGCCGGCGAGCCGATTTCCGGCCTGTCCAAGGGCGGGATGAAGACCAAGCTGATGGCGGCGCGCACCGCGGTGCAGGGCGGCTGCGCGATGGCGATCATGGAAGGCTCTGTCCCGCGGCCGCTCTCGGCGCTGGCGGCGGGGGCGAACTGCACCTGGTTCCTGCCCGAGGGCGACCCACAGGCCGCCCGCAAGCGCTGGATCGCCGCGATGAAGCCGCGGGGCGAGGTGCGGGTGGATGCCGGCGCCGTTGCCGCGCTGGCGCAGGGCAAGTCGCTGCTGCCCGCGGGCGTGGTTGCCGTGTCGGGCAGCTTTGGCCGCGGCGAGCCGGTGGCGGTGCTGGCGCCCGATGGCGCGGTGCTGGCCAAGGGCCTGATCCGCTACACTGCCGCCGAGGCGCGGGCGATTGCCGGGCATCGCTCGGGCGAGATCGAGGCCCTGCTGGGCTATCCGGGCCGGGCGGCGCTGATCCACCGCGACGACATGGTCTTGTAG
- a CDS encoding GNAT family N-acetyltransferase, which yields MTAAPLDASPQQLSPQVIPAERFVLRPLRRSDAGLISMYTADRRVAEGTRAIPHPLPPGATEAFIARVTGTPAPGGAHEDVWALDGSAHGLAEVLGLVSLTHMERDQSEVGFWVAPAFWNTGFASEAVAALIAANPHRSRTLFAEVFQDAPVSARVLSNCGFAYLGDAESWSVARGARVPTWTYLRKMG from the coding sequence ATGACCGCCGCGCCGCTGGATGCAAGCCCGCAGCAGCTGTCCCCGCAGGTGATCCCGGCGGAGCGCTTCGTGTTGCGCCCGCTGCGCCGCTCCGATGCCGGGCTGATCTCGATGTACACCGCCGACCGCCGGGTCGCCGAAGGTACCCGCGCCATCCCGCATCCGCTGCCCCCCGGTGCGACTGAGGCCTTCATCGCCCGTGTCACCGGCACGCCGGCCCCGGGCGGCGCGCATGAGGATGTCTGGGCGCTGGACGGCTCGGCGCATGGCCTGGCCGAGGTGCTGGGGCTGGTCTCGCTCACCCATATGGAGCGCGACCAGTCCGAGGTCGGTTTCTGGGTGGCACCCGCCTTCTGGAACACCGGCTTCGCTTCCGAAGCGGTCGCGGCCCTGATCGCGGCCAACCCGCACCGCTCGCGCACCCTCTTCGCCGAGGTGTTCCAGGATGCCCCGGTCTCGGCCCGGGTGCTGTCCAACTGCGGCTTTGCCTATCTTGGGGATGCCGAAAGCTGGTCGGTCGCCCGCGGCGCCCGGGTGCCGACCTGGACCTATCTGCGCAAGATGGGCTGA
- the obgE gene encoding GTPase ObgE, with product MKFLDLAKVYIRSGGGGAGCVSFRREKFIEFGGPDGGDGGRGGSVWVEAVEGLNTLIDFRYQQHFFATSGQPGMGSQMTGKDGTDKIIKVPVGTEILDEDEETVIADLTEVGQRVQLARGGNGGFGNLHFKSSTNRAPSRANPGQEGVERTIWLRLKLIADAGLLGLPNAGKSTFLAATSNARPKIADYPFTTLVPNLGVVGIDGKEIVVADIPGLIAGASEGRGLGDRFLGHVERCAVLLHLVDGTSSTISKDYKTIIGELEAYAGELADKPRITALNKIDALDKKTLSDRRRSLEKASGGEVFLISGVTGAGLPDVLRALYAQIMQARAVPEEDAPWQP from the coding sequence ATGAAATTCCTCGACCTCGCCAAAGTCTATATCCGCTCGGGCGGCGGCGGCGCGGGCTGCGTCAGCTTCCGGCGCGAGAAATTCATCGAATTCGGCGGCCCCGATGGCGGCGATGGCGGCCGCGGTGGCTCGGTCTGGGTCGAGGCGGTGGAGGGGCTGAACACCCTGATCGACTTCCGCTACCAGCAGCATTTCTTCGCTACCTCGGGCCAGCCCGGCATGGGCAGCCAGATGACCGGCAAGGACGGCACCGACAAGATCATCAAGGTGCCGGTCGGCACCGAGATCCTCGACGAGGATGAGGAAACGGTGATCGCCGACCTGACCGAGGTGGGCCAGCGAGTGCAACTGGCCCGCGGCGGCAATGGCGGCTTTGGCAACCTGCATTTCAAATCCTCGACCAACCGCGCCCCGAGCCGCGCCAATCCCGGGCAAGAGGGCGTGGAGCGGACGATCTGGCTGCGCCTGAAGCTGATCGCCGATGCCGGGCTCTTGGGTCTGCCCAATGCCGGCAAGTCGACCTTCCTTGCCGCCACCTCGAACGCCCGGCCCAAGATCGCCGATTATCCCTTCACCACGCTGGTGCCGAACCTCGGTGTCGTCGGCATCGACGGCAAGGAGATCGTGGTCGCCGACATCCCGGGCCTGATCGCCGGCGCCTCCGAAGGGCGCGGGCTTGGCGACCGCTTCCTGGGGCATGTGGAGCGCTGTGCGGTGCTGCTGCATCTGGTCGATGGCACCTCATCGACCATCTCCAAGGATTACAAGACCATCATCGGCGAGCTGGAAGCCTATGCCGGGGAGTTGGCCGACAAGCCGCGCATCACCGCGCTGAACAAGATCGACGCGCTGGACAAGAAGACGCTTTCCGACCGTCGCCGCAGCCTGGAAAAGGCCTCGGGCGGCGAAGTGTTCCTGATCTCGGGCGTTACCGGCGCCGGCCTGCCCGACGTGCTGCGCGCGCTCTATGCCCAGATCATGCAGGCCCGTGCCGTCCCCGAGGAGGACGCGCCTTGGCAACCCTGA